The following coding sequences are from one uncultured Desulfobacter sp. window:
- a CDS encoding inositol monophosphatase family protein, with translation MTQSNAQLAQLAVDIVLDSLNSLVASNIGNQQIFHENEKDIKLNADLMLSRELSIRLSKATGICCLSEEDIETHQLFAKDVVWIVDPLDGSMNFFKGIPLYCISIALWRKGNPVVGVIHDIARNRTFVSAGNQSRVDNQIMHVGNIVKINKAVLATGFPLLSNLSSASVNWFLAFAEEFKKVRMLGTAALSLAWVAEGRLDAYLERDIMVWDVAAGAALVKGAGGICIMRQGRHPMSLDVMAANPELAECMKKILKW, from the coding sequence TTGACTCAATCCAATGCGCAGTTGGCCCAATTAGCCGTTGATATTGTCCTGGACTCACTGAATTCTCTGGTAGCGTCAAATATTGGCAACCAACAGATATTTCATGAAAATGAAAAAGATATCAAACTTAATGCAGATTTAATGCTGAGTCGTGAATTGAGCATCCGGCTCAGCAAAGCAACGGGGATTTGTTGTTTAAGTGAGGAGGATATTGAAACGCATCAACTGTTTGCCAAAGATGTGGTCTGGATTGTTGATCCATTGGACGGCAGCATGAATTTTTTTAAAGGTATCCCTCTCTATTGTATATCCATTGCTTTATGGCGCAAAGGAAACCCGGTAGTCGGTGTCATTCATGATATCGCTCGTAACCGTACGTTTGTTTCCGCAGGGAATCAGAGCCGGGTAGATAATCAAATAATGCATGTGGGCAATATTGTAAAAATAAACAAGGCTGTCCTGGCCACAGGTTTTCCCTTGCTATCTAACCTGTCGTCAGCGTCTGTAAACTGGTTTTTGGCTTTTGCCGAAGAATTTAAAAAGGTACGTATGCTTGGCACCGCAGCCCTTTCTCTTGCCTGGGTCGCAGAAGGACGGCTTGATGCTTACTTAGAACGAGATATCATGGTATGGGATGTGGCGGCAGGCGCTGCATTGGTTAAAGGCGCAGGCGGTATTTGTATCATGCGGCAAGGACGGCATCCGATGAGTCTGGATGTCATGGCTGCGAACCCTGAACTTGCAGAGTGTATGAAAAAAATCCTGAAGTGGTAA
- a CDS encoding SIS domain-containing protein, with the protein MKENKLLGQQLFYGQYLDDLYLALTEMKATNRYGKSIGQEQALINFCKLFFDIRRSNNTIYFIGNGASATMASHMAADFNKTCGCRATVFNDVALMSAVSNDIHFKECFSVPLNRFAEKGDVLVTISSSGNSANVIAAIKCAREKEMFVITFSGMDSNNDSRKMGDLNFWIPASTYGLVESAHQALLHSCLDTFFELYGGTTS; encoded by the coding sequence ATGAAAGAAAACAAACTTTTGGGACAGCAATTATTCTACGGCCAATATTTAGACGATCTTTATCTGGCCTTAACAGAGATGAAGGCCACAAATCGATATGGCAAATCAATTGGCCAGGAACAGGCACTGATAAATTTTTGTAAGCTGTTTTTTGATATACGAAGGTCCAATAATACAATTTATTTTATCGGAAACGGGGCAAGCGCGACCATGGCATCCCATATGGCTGCTGATTTTAACAAAACATGCGGGTGTCGGGCTACGGTATTTAACGATGTTGCTTTAATGAGCGCAGTAAGCAACGATATTCATTTTAAAGAGTGTTTTTCCGTTCCTCTCAACCGGTTTGCCGAGAAAGGAGATGTTCTTGTAACGATCAGCAGCTCTGGTAACTCTGCCAACGTGATTGCCGCAATAAAATGTGCCCGGGAGAAGGAGATGTTCGTCATTACGTTTTCCGGCATGGATTCCAATAATGATTCCCGTAAGATGGGAGACCTTAACTTCTGGATACCTGCAAGTACGTATGGTCTTGTGGAATCGGCCCATCAAGCTCTTCTGCACAGCTGCCTGGATACATTTTTTGAACTATACGGGGGAACAACTTCTTGA
- a CDS encoding 6-hydroxymethylpterin diphosphokinase MptE-like protein, with translation MSFVEKKDILVHFTIPPSTQKLTALRNIHQGKRAFFIGNGPSLTISDLNLLQGEISFACNKIYLAFDQTQWRPTYYMVEDGLVAQQNAGEINNLHGMTKIYTTYMKTLDIPLTNGIYYRCYFENSWPEPPSFSSDALDVLYSGNTVIYLMLQMASFMGITQFYLIGIDFSFRLPNKVEKPNGQTFSVYTHANEHNHFHPDYRAPGEKWYEPNLERQALAFKTAEQAILKKGGVLYNATRGGNLENLPRVNLDCLFT, from the coding sequence ATGAGCTTTGTTGAGAAAAAGGATATACTTGTTCATTTTACGATTCCACCCAGCACCCAGAAATTAACTGCGCTTCGTAATATTCACCAGGGAAAACGTGCTTTTTTTATTGGTAATGGTCCAAGCCTTACAATTTCTGATTTGAATTTATTGCAAGGGGAAATCAGCTTTGCATGTAATAAAATTTATTTGGCCTTTGATCAAACCCAATGGCGTCCCACCTATTACATGGTTGAAGACGGACTTGTTGCACAGCAAAACGCTGGAGAGATAAATAATCTGCATGGAATGACCAAAATATACACCACATACATGAAGACGTTGGATATACCCCTAACAAACGGTATCTATTATCGGTGTTATTTTGAGAATTCATGGCCTGAGCCGCCAAGTTTTTCAAGTGATGCACTCGATGTTCTTTATAGCGGGAACACAGTAATATATCTAATGCTTCAGATGGCAAGTTTCATGGGGATTACACAGTTTTATTTGATCGGCATAGATTTCTCTTTTCGTCTGCCGAACAAAGTTGAAAAGCCCAATGGGCAAACATTTTCCGTCTATACCCACGCCAATGAACATAACCATTTTCATCCGGATTATAGGGCACCCGGAGAAAAGTGGTATGAACCAAACCTCGAACGTCAGGCCCTGGCTTTTAAAACCGCAGAACAGGCTATCTTAAAAAAAGGGGGGGTGCTGTATAACGCCACACGCGGTGGTAATCTTGAAAATTTACCAAGGGTGAACCTGGACTGTTTATTCACTTAG
- a CDS encoding glycosyltransferase produces MPLLQRIRLSKSSALQPLYFQIDGEHYIDPDGGCTLKKGSICTLDSFYNACFIGTGGWPISVGRLACRLFLKGSFDVSFVFHGKSGRKVVLLNRLCLDTDLEKYYDFLMPQLPETTGRVYPVLRSLASNSTFRNGEYICENNAGAAVQLGLVVCTYKRERELLRILWKIYDDPFLKDLHVVVVDNARTLSADQIPDSYCLIPNQNLGGAGGFSRGLLALLAQGECTHAILMDDDVQLDTETLLRTKKHFEYSSGTAIAGALMSLESPCYLNEAGADIDPVNLLQVIPQHCGINLGHADGLSFWQQWCGAQYGGFWFFAFPLEIVQDIGMILPFFIKADDIEFGLRLTKKMSIDIQAGVCVHHPDFMSFDLAKRYYWVRNMLIVRMLQNVTLSHTARGIFSEALKEFCTRRSGFLLAFVHGVQDCLKGPCWLKETNDQVLMESIKNDFEKKIPLFFLWVRAVLAILKYVVFYNNLKTQWKSAAVAYTSVDFWKKRLGLV; encoded by the coding sequence TTGCCACTGCTTCAAAGAATCAGATTATCAAAATCTTCTGCTTTGCAGCCACTGTATTTTCAGATAGATGGAGAGCACTATATTGATCCTGATGGCGGATGCACACTAAAAAAGGGCAGCATATGTACATTGGATTCTTTTTACAATGCATGTTTTATTGGAACAGGCGGGTGGCCCATATCCGTGGGGAGACTGGCATGCCGTCTTTTTTTAAAAGGCAGTTTTGATGTTTCTTTCGTTTTTCATGGTAAAAGCGGTCGTAAGGTGGTTTTGCTAAATCGTTTGTGCTTGGATACTGACCTTGAAAAATATTACGATTTTTTAATGCCTCAATTACCTGAAACAACAGGACGGGTATATCCGGTTTTGCGTTCTTTGGCATCAAACAGTACCTTCCGAAATGGAGAATACATTTGTGAAAACAATGCCGGAGCTGCTGTCCAGCTTGGATTAGTTGTATGTACATATAAAAGGGAACGTGAACTTTTAAGGATCCTTTGGAAAATTTACGACGACCCTTTTTTGAAAGACCTGCATGTTGTTGTAGTGGATAACGCACGCACGCTGTCTGCTGATCAAATTCCCGACAGTTATTGTCTTATTCCAAATCAAAATTTGGGCGGGGCAGGCGGTTTCAGTCGAGGCCTTTTGGCCTTGTTGGCGCAAGGAGAGTGTACCCATGCAATACTCATGGATGATGATGTTCAATTGGATACGGAGACACTGCTTCGCACTAAAAAACATTTTGAATATTCTTCGGGGACGGCCATCGCCGGAGCGCTTATGTCCTTGGAGAGCCCTTGTTACTTAAATGAAGCAGGTGCTGATATAGATCCTGTAAATTTGCTGCAGGTGATTCCCCAGCATTGTGGGATAAATCTTGGGCATGCTGATGGCTTATCATTCTGGCAGCAGTGGTGTGGCGCCCAATATGGAGGGTTCTGGTTTTTTGCTTTCCCCCTTGAGATAGTTCAGGACATCGGGATGATTTTACCCTTTTTTATAAAGGCCGATGATATAGAATTTGGGCTGCGTCTTACAAAAAAAATGTCCATTGATATTCAGGCAGGCGTCTGTGTTCATCATCCCGATTTTATGAGTTTTGACCTTGCAAAACGTTACTATTGGGTTAGAAATATGCTGATCGTTCGAATGCTTCAAAATGTTACATTGTCCCACACGGCCCGTGGCATTTTTTCAGAAGCCTTAAAAGAGTTTTGTACGAGACGGTCAGGTTTTTTGCTTGCCTTTGTTCATGGTGTGCAAGATTGTTTGAAGGGGCCTTGTTGGCTAAAAGAAACAAACGATCAAGTCTTGATGGAATCGATAAAAAATGATTTTGAAAAAAAAATACCACTATTTTTTCTATGGGTTCGAGCCGTTCTGGCGATACTGAAATATGTTGTTTTTTACAATAATTTAAAAACCCAATGGAAGTCGGCAGCAGTGGCGTATACATCTGTGGACTTTTGGAAAAAACGTTTAGGGCTTGTTTAA
- a CDS encoding transposase, which translates to MSKPITRKNHVGERREKRPNGDIYVYERITAYNEKTRKTYTVSQKLKGKIKSGTQKIVPTRPKKRKGEGIIAGATRQHTGLTDILEWVGKSSGIDDDVYASFSEGDAAKILSIARYWIGSGGNTLPRLESWQVMHPLPYHEGITEDVYGNLFKNVGRNEEGVQRYFSARTEHLGKSPVVAFDSTTISTYSENQSEARQGFNKAQDGLNTIKLLTLYSVKSGEPIAFSKQPGNVPDVISIENTLTQLKCLHLEKPLVVTDNGYYSQKNMMEFSLRNVKFLTLVDPNITWIRQTVDALRPSIANMSSTCPFDPSICGATSCLTHQFSKVRQRSRNGIAAGEKETFSRRLYVHIYYSPDNEAKKELAFRKDLLDLKMLMEENTTEFTESAQRKIDKYLTSSRKGRGGQLKVGFNDEAIAEAKKYFGYFALVSNQAMDTFTALENYRLREKIEELFAVQKGRLDGARPRTWYPDNLRGRQFTQFVSLGYHCFLTKKIKEIQSRLREKESGKTQSLIKLEKKLENWIAQRSLYQILDWFDCIETTKIQTAMGNYRWSTESVARDRLFLKYLGVCPE; encoded by the coding sequence ATGTCTAAACCAATAACAAGGAAAAATCACGTTGGAGAGCGGCGTGAAAAGCGTCCGAATGGTGACATTTACGTCTATGAACGGATAACGGCCTACAACGAAAAGACCAGGAAGACATATACGGTCAGTCAAAAACTCAAAGGCAAAATCAAGTCGGGAACCCAAAAAATTGTGCCGACTCGTCCGAAAAAACGCAAAGGAGAAGGAATCATTGCCGGTGCAACACGGCAGCATACTGGACTCACGGACATCTTAGAATGGGTTGGAAAGTCGTCTGGTATTGATGATGATGTATATGCTTCATTCAGTGAGGGCGATGCCGCAAAGATATTGTCTATCGCACGTTACTGGATCGGATCCGGCGGTAATACGCTGCCACGCCTTGAAAGTTGGCAAGTGATGCACCCACTTCCATATCATGAAGGAATCACGGAAGACGTGTATGGCAATCTGTTTAAAAATGTTGGACGAAATGAAGAAGGCGTTCAACGCTATTTTTCAGCTCGAACTGAACACTTGGGGAAATCTCCTGTGGTAGCGTTTGATTCGACCACAATCTCGACCTATTCTGAAAATCAGTCGGAGGCAAGACAAGGGTTCAACAAAGCTCAAGACGGACTCAACACGATCAAGCTTTTAACCCTATATTCCGTGAAGTCCGGCGAACCAATAGCCTTCTCCAAACAACCAGGCAATGTTCCGGATGTTATCTCTATTGAAAACACTCTGACACAACTTAAATGCCTCCATCTTGAAAAACCTCTGGTTGTCACTGATAACGGCTACTATAGCCAGAAAAACATGATGGAATTTTCCTTACGCAATGTGAAATTTTTGACCCTGGTTGATCCCAACATTACCTGGATCCGTCAGACAGTTGATGCTCTTCGCCCAAGTATAGCGAATATGTCCAGCACCTGCCCGTTTGATCCGTCAATTTGTGGCGCAACTTCGTGCTTAACACACCAGTTCAGTAAAGTTCGCCAGCGGTCACGCAACGGCATAGCTGCCGGTGAAAAAGAGACATTCTCACGCCGCCTGTATGTCCACATTTATTATTCCCCTGACAATGAAGCCAAGAAAGAACTCGCCTTTCGCAAGGATTTACTTGACCTAAAGATGCTGATGGAAGAGAACACAACAGAATTTACGGAATCAGCGCAAAGAAAAATAGACAAGTACCTGACAAGCTCCAGAAAGGGGCGGGGGGGACAGTTGAAGGTTGGGTTCAACGATGAGGCCATTGCCGAAGCAAAGAAATACTTTGGCTATTTCGCCCTTGTCAGCAATCAGGCTATGGACACATTTACAGCGCTTGAAAACTACCGGCTGCGTGAAAAAATTGAAGAACTTTTTGCCGTTCAAAAGGGGAGACTCGACGGCGCTCGGCCGCGCACATGGTATCCAGACAATTTGCGTGGGAGACAATTTACACAATTTGTCTCTCTGGGTTATCATTGTTTTTTGACAAAAAAAATAAAGGAAATACAATCCAGGCTGAGGGAAAAAGAATCCGGGAAAACCCAATCACTTATCAAGCTCGAAAAAAAGCTGGAGAACTGGATTGCACAACGTTCGCTTTATCAGATTTTGGATTGGTTTGACTGTATCGAAACCACAAAGATACAGACTGCCATGGGAAATTATCGATGGTCCACCGAATCAGTCGCCAGAGATAGGCTGTTTTTGAAGTATCTGGGGGTATGCCCCGAATAG
- a CDS encoding acylneuraminate cytidylyltransferase family protein, translating to MTDFIAMIPARMGSKRVPKKNIRFFCGKPLIQYAIDGTKASGCFDEIWVNSESEHIGRLALACGINFHKRPAALASDTATNQDFTIEFLRAHKCEYVVMVNPTSPLLKPETIQRFCEFIRAEKLDTALSVLEERAECFFKEKPVNFSIEEKINSQNLEPIEKIVWALTAWRRDHFLSVAQSGLCSVFSGRLGRFPISLDESCDIDTQEDWDLAEAVYISRNRVKNTILPEYWGG from the coding sequence GTGACTGATTTTATTGCCATGATTCCCGCCAGAATGGGAAGTAAGCGGGTGCCTAAAAAAAATATTCGTTTTTTTTGCGGAAAACCGCTCATTCAATACGCCATTGACGGGACGAAGGCATCCGGATGCTTTGATGAAATATGGGTCAATTCAGAGAGCGAGCATATCGGGCGTCTGGCTTTGGCCTGTGGCATCAATTTCCATAAAAGACCGGCTGCCTTGGCATCCGATACGGCGACAAACCAGGATTTTACAATCGAATTTTTGCGTGCCCATAAATGCGAGTATGTTGTGATGGTCAATCCGACCTCTCCTCTTTTAAAGCCCGAAACCATTCAAAGATTTTGTGAATTCATTAGGGCAGAAAAGCTTGATACCGCCTTGTCCGTATTGGAAGAGCGAGCCGAATGCTTCTTTAAAGAGAAGCCTGTAAATTTTTCCATTGAAGAAAAAATCAACAGCCAGAATTTAGAACCCATTGAAAAAATTGTTTGGGCTTTAACGGCTTGGCGTCGGGATCATTTTCTTAGTGTTGCCCAAAGTGGTCTGTGCAGTGTCTTTTCCGGGCGATTAGGGCGGTTTCCCATATCACTTGACGAATCATGTGATATTGACACTCAAGAAGATTGGGATCTTGCCGAGGCTGTATATATATCAAGAAACAGAGTGAAGAACACAATTTTACCTGAATATTGGGGAGGATAA
- a CDS encoding glycosyltransferase, whose protein sequence is MNRISVIVPSYNQCGYLAICLDSIWFQDWPEIEIIVINDASTDATRDVLDNYENALSSDRVSYACNYNQESETVERHEHLRYPPKGRTLRIIHHSENKGLGAALNTGFQKATGKYCTFIASDDVLFPSALSELASGLEKNIADFVYADMHIVDDTGRILRQFLLPEYDFEETFCHWYFCGICKLYRRELHDRIGYYNETIKPQDHEMFLRFAMNGARFIHIPKVLANVRIHDNERKIDNHAPENWNTLYTESSALVMQARKYLDEK, encoded by the coding sequence ATGAATCGTATTTCAGTGATTGTTCCCTCATATAACCAATGTGGATACCTGGCAATCTGTCTGGATTCAATTTGGTTTCAGGATTGGCCCGAAATAGAGATTATTGTTATTAATGACGCATCCACAGACGCGACCCGTGATGTTTTGGACAATTATGAGAATGCACTATCTTCAGACAGGGTCTCCTATGCATGTAATTACAACCAAGAATCAGAGACAGTGGAAAGGCATGAGCATCTTCGATATCCCCCCAAAGGCAGAACTTTACGAATCATTCATCATTCTGAAAACAAAGGTCTTGGCGCTGCCCTCAATACCGGTTTTCAAAAGGCCACTGGAAAATATTGCACGTTTATCGCCTCAGATGATGTGCTCTTTCCTTCTGCCCTATCTGAGCTGGCCTCCGGGTTGGAAAAAAACATTGCGGACTTTGTTTATGCCGATATGCACATCGTAGATGATACAGGGAGAATTTTACGGCAATTTTTACTGCCGGAGTATGACTTTGAAGAGACCTTCTGCCATTGGTATTTCTGCGGGATATGTAAGTTGTATCGCAGAGAACTGCATGATCGAATCGGATATTATAATGAAACAATCAAGCCCCAGGATCACGAGATGTTTCTGCGATTTGCCATGAATGGCGCACGGTTCATCCACATCCCCAAGGTCCTTGCCAATGTCCGCATTCATGATAATGAACGAAAAATTGACAATCATGCACCTGAGAACTGGAACACTTTGTACACAGAATCCTCAGCACTTGTGATGCAGGCACGAAAATACCTTGATGAAAAATAG
- the glf gene encoding UDP-galactopyranose mutase encodes MYSGLSYCIVGSGFSGSVLAERIARVLDKKVLVVEKRSHIGGNSFSDIDSATGIEIHKYGSHIFHTSKKNVWDYICRFGEFSNYQHKVMALFKHRIYQMPINLKTINDFFDKNFSPNEAIEFLNKEISSCGINVPKNLEEKAIASIGLKLYDAFIKGYTRKQWGKDPALLPVDIISRLPVRYNYNANYFNDLYQGIPLDGYGRLFDRLLAHRNIELKLNTPYEEIAHDIPSTCKIIYTGMIDRLFDYRFGALEWRSLNFEWETQKVSDYQGTSVVNYSDESVPFTRIHEFKHYHPEKTEIFNAPQTVLCREYPQAWQQGVEAFYPVNDSYNNERLKKYLHKAKQKPNLIVTGRLGLYRYWDMDTAIEKALNLFERIKKEDSVHHQDTAI; translated from the coding sequence ATGTATAGCGGTCTTTCCTATTGTATTGTCGGCAGCGGCTTTAGCGGTTCCGTGCTTGCCGAAAGGATTGCACGCGTTCTGGACAAAAAAGTACTTGTTGTGGAAAAGCGGTCTCATATTGGCGGCAACAGTTTTTCTGATATTGATTCTGCAACCGGTATTGAAATCCATAAATATGGATCTCATATTTTCCATACATCAAAAAAAAATGTTTGGGACTACATCTGTAGATTTGGCGAATTTTCTAATTATCAGCACAAGGTAATGGCGTTATTTAAACACCGTATCTATCAGATGCCCATTAACCTGAAAACCATCAATGATTTTTTTGATAAAAATTTTAGCCCAAATGAAGCAATTGAATTTTTAAACAAAGAGATAAGTTCTTGCGGCATAAATGTTCCCAAAAATCTTGAAGAAAAAGCAATCGCTTCCATTGGGTTGAAGCTGTACGATGCTTTTATAAAAGGCTATACCCGCAAACAATGGGGAAAAGATCCCGCATTGCTGCCTGTAGATATTATTTCGCGTTTACCGGTTCGTTATAACTATAATGCTAATTATTTTAATGATCTTTACCAGGGTATACCATTGGATGGGTATGGTCGACTTTTTGACAGACTTTTAGCCCATAGGAACATTGAATTAAAGTTGAATACCCCATATGAAGAGATCGCCCATGACATACCGTCAACCTGTAAGATTATCTATACAGGAATGATTGACCGGCTTTTTGATTACCGGTTTGGCGCATTAGAATGGCGGTCCCTGAATTTTGAGTGGGAAACCCAAAAAGTATCAGATTATCAAGGCACGTCCGTTGTTAATTATTCGGATGAAAGCGTTCCTTTTACACGTATTCATGAATTTAAACATTATCATCCGGAAAAAACGGAAATTTTTAACGCACCGCAAACCGTTCTTTGCCGTGAATACCCTCAAGCATGGCAGCAAGGCGTTGAGGCTTTTTATCCCGTCAACGATAGTTATAATAATGAGCGTTTAAAAAAATATCTTCACAAGGCCAAACAGAAACCAAACTTAATCGTTACCGGTCGATTGGGATTATACAGGTACTGGGATATGGACACAGCCATTGAAAAGGCTTTAAATCTTTTTGAGCGAATAAAAAAAGAAGATAGCGTCCACCATCAGGATACAGCCATATGA